A region from the Variovorax sp. V93 genome encodes:
- a CDS encoding MxaK protein, whose translation MKRRTIHLVFGMLSLCCVGVALERGLRLRHTMGLNAEIARIAATPVGKDATTAPISAPRELQLAQALALSKAGAHDAALKGYASLIQAGERDPVAQQALFNLGNMYLRQGMAQEAGALPLFELGKQRLRDLLRAAPEDWDARYNLERALRLAPEDQEAFSAEQQPAHEQRRVRVPGFVAGDLP comes from the coding sequence ATGAAGCGACGCACGATTCACCTGGTCTTCGGCATGCTGAGCCTGTGCTGCGTGGGCGTGGCACTGGAGCGTGGGCTGCGGCTGCGCCACACCATGGGCCTGAATGCCGAGATCGCCCGCATCGCCGCCACGCCGGTCGGCAAGGACGCGACGACGGCGCCGATCTCTGCCCCGCGCGAACTGCAACTGGCCCAGGCGCTGGCCCTCTCGAAAGCCGGCGCGCACGATGCCGCGCTCAAGGGCTACGCGAGCCTGATCCAAGCCGGCGAGCGCGACCCGGTCGCGCAGCAGGCGCTGTTCAACCTCGGCAACATGTACCTGCGCCAGGGCATGGCGCAGGAGGCCGGCGCGCTGCCGCTGTTCGAACTCGGCAAGCAGCGGCTGCGCGACCTGCTGCGCGCCGCGCCCGAGGACTGGGACGCGCGCTACAACCTGGAGCGCGCGCTGCGGCTGGCGCCCGAGGACCAGGAAGCCTTCTCCGCCGAGCAGCAGCCGGCGCACGAGCAGCGCCGGGTCCGGGTGCCGGGCTTCGTCGCCGGAGACCTGCCGTGA
- the pqqE gene encoding pyrroloquinoline quinone biosynthesis protein PqqE has translation MTAAPPRPGPPLWLLAELTYRCPLHCVFCFNPVDFAQQENELGTDDWLRVLREGRELGAVQCGLSGGEPLLRDDLEIIIAEAARLGYYTNLLTSGVGLTAQRAAALKAAGLDHVQLSFQDSTREMNDFLSHTKTFELKNRVAKIIKDQGWPMVLNVVIHRMNIDHIDRIIEMAHEMGAEYLELANTQYYSWAFVNRDQLLPTHEQLRHAEEVTDAWRKRLGERMRIFFVAPDYHEGKAKKCVNGWGSMFLTVAPDGTALPCHTAKMLPGLEFPNVKAHGLREIWFDSEGFNRYRGTGWMKEPCASCDQREQDLGGCRCQAYLLAQDAAAADPVCAKSPDHHRVVEAVERAAARDPAAPTEHPLVFRDPANSRRLSAAIVTPHA, from the coding sequence ATGACCGCCGCGCCGCCGCGCCCCGGACCGCCGCTCTGGCTGCTGGCCGAGCTGACCTACCGCTGCCCGCTGCATTGCGTGTTCTGCTTCAACCCGGTCGACTTCGCGCAGCAGGAGAACGAACTCGGCACCGACGACTGGCTGCGCGTGCTGCGCGAAGGCCGCGAGCTCGGCGCGGTGCAGTGCGGCCTCTCGGGCGGCGAGCCGCTCCTGCGCGACGACCTGGAGATCATCATTGCCGAGGCCGCGCGCCTGGGCTACTACACCAACCTGCTGACCTCCGGCGTCGGCCTCACGGCGCAGCGCGCCGCCGCACTGAAGGCCGCGGGCCTGGACCACGTGCAGCTGTCGTTCCAGGACTCCACGCGCGAGATGAACGACTTCCTCTCGCACACCAAGACCTTCGAACTCAAGAACCGGGTGGCGAAGATCATCAAGGACCAGGGCTGGCCGATGGTGCTGAACGTGGTGATCCACCGCATGAACATCGACCACATCGACCGCATCATCGAGATGGCGCACGAGATGGGGGCCGAGTACCTCGAGCTGGCCAACACCCAGTACTACTCGTGGGCCTTCGTGAACCGCGACCAGCTGCTGCCCACGCACGAGCAACTGCGCCATGCCGAGGAGGTGACCGACGCCTGGCGCAAGCGGCTCGGCGAGCGCATGCGCATCTTCTTCGTGGCGCCTGACTACCACGAGGGCAAGGCCAAGAAATGCGTCAACGGCTGGGGCAGCATGTTCCTCACCGTGGCGCCCGACGGCACCGCGCTGCCCTGCCATACCGCGAAGATGCTGCCGGGCCTCGAATTCCCGAACGTGAAGGCGCACGGCCTGCGCGAGATCTGGTTCGATTCCGAAGGCTTCAACCGCTACCGCGGCACCGGCTGGATGAAGGAGCCCTGCGCGAGCTGCGACCAGCGCGAGCAGGACCTGGGCGGCTGCCGCTGCCAGGCCTACCTGCTGGCGCAGGACGCGGCCGCGGCCGATCCGGTGTGCGCGAAGAGCCCGGACCACCACCGCGTGGTCGAGGCGGTGGAGCGTGCGGCCGCGCGCGATCCGGCGGCGCCGACGGAACATCCGCTGGTGTTCCGCGATCCCGCCAATTCGCGGCGGCTTTCCGCCGCAATCGTCACGCCGCACGCGTGA
- a CDS encoding DUF58 domain-containing protein: MQRVDEFHYQLPRRFGGWRPGAQRGLSQGSGQEFAAHRRLFDHPDPRRIDLRASVREGRGDWLVRIHRLRVAIPVHVVVDVSASMHFGAERRKLDVVADLVEALGYSAFRAGDTVGLLAFDQRERQDLFVPARHSRGNGSLMATMLRDCQAAAGPAPTDGSALAGLRRATERLVGRGGLVFLASDFHWPIAALGELLEQFSPACVVPLVVWDPAEVEPPEARALVALRDAETGARRSLWMRDSLRTRWRESVAARRAELSALFNAHGMPPFHLQGRFDAEALTRYFLETAA, from the coding sequence ATGCAGAGGGTCGACGAATTCCACTACCAGCTGCCGCGCCGCTTCGGCGGCTGGCGCCCGGGTGCGCAGCGCGGCCTGAGCCAGGGCAGCGGACAGGAATTCGCTGCGCACCGGCGGCTGTTCGACCATCCTGACCCGCGCCGCATCGACCTGCGCGCGAGCGTGCGCGAAGGCCGCGGCGACTGGCTGGTGCGCATCCATCGGCTGCGCGTGGCGATTCCGGTGCACGTGGTGGTGGATGTGTCGGCCTCGATGCATTTCGGCGCCGAGCGCCGCAAGCTCGACGTGGTGGCCGACCTGGTCGAGGCGCTGGGCTACAGCGCCTTTCGCGCCGGCGACACGGTCGGCCTGCTGGCCTTCGACCAGCGCGAGCGCCAGGACCTCTTCGTGCCGGCGCGCCACAGCCGCGGCAACGGCAGCCTGATGGCGACGATGCTGCGTGACTGCCAAGCTGCCGCGGGCCCGGCGCCCACCGACGGCAGCGCGCTGGCAGGCTTGCGCCGCGCCACCGAACGCCTGGTGGGCCGCGGCGGACTGGTGTTTCTCGCGTCCGACTTTCACTGGCCGATCGCCGCGCTGGGTGAGCTGCTCGAACAGTTCTCTCCGGCGTGCGTCGTTCCGCTGGTGGTCTGGGACCCGGCCGAGGTCGAACCGCCCGAGGCCCGCGCGCTGGTCGCCCTGCGCGACGCCGAAACCGGCGCGCGGCGCAGCCTGTGGATGCGCGATTCGCTGCGCACGCGGTGGCGCGAATCGGTCGCGGCGCGCCGCGCCGAACTCAGCGCGCTGTTCAATGCGCACGGCATGCCGCCCTTTCACCTGCAGGGCCGCTTCGACGCAGAAGCGCTCACGCGCTATTTCCTGGAGACGGCGGCATGA
- a CDS encoding alpha/beta fold hydrolase: MLPTGLYPESPPWRTRALEVPHGHVLHVEEGGNPEGICAVVLHGGPGSGSSPLLRRFFDPARYRVISIDQRGAGRSRPRGATMHNRTADLLGDLQRVREQLGVPRWLVVGGSWGATLALAHAAFEPQAVAALLLRAVFLPSAEEIGAFFQDSTGRAPAAWARFASVAPAGERHDMLGFLARGLQQAPADGARQLALAWWHWEQALARGTGVPAGEPMPAQARPDRETLDALVDRYRVQSHYLLHRCWLDAPPLPDRLAALPRVPTLLLHSRDDRICAPHGAEAVHDRIPHSRLQWVDGAGHDPAHPAMASAMVAALDSYARHGHFGNAHTP; the protein is encoded by the coding sequence GTGCTTCCCACCGGCCTGTACCCCGAATCTCCTCCCTGGCGCACCCGCGCACTGGAGGTGCCGCACGGCCATGTGCTGCATGTAGAAGAAGGTGGCAATCCCGAAGGCATCTGCGCCGTGGTCCTGCACGGCGGGCCCGGCTCGGGCAGCTCGCCGCTGCTGCGCCGCTTCTTCGATCCGGCGCGATACCGCGTGATCAGCATCGACCAGCGCGGCGCCGGCCGCAGCCGTCCGCGCGGCGCAACCATGCACAACCGCACAGCCGACCTGCTCGGCGACCTGCAGCGCGTGCGCGAGCAACTCGGGGTGCCGCGCTGGCTGGTGGTCGGCGGCTCGTGGGGCGCCACGCTGGCGCTGGCCCATGCGGCCTTCGAGCCGCAAGCGGTGGCGGCGCTGCTGCTGCGTGCGGTGTTCCTGCCGAGCGCCGAAGAGATCGGCGCCTTCTTCCAGGACAGCACCGGCCGCGCACCCGCCGCATGGGCGCGATTCGCATCCGTGGCACCCGCCGGCGAGCGCCACGACATGCTGGGCTTCCTGGCCCGCGGCCTGCAGCAGGCGCCGGCCGATGGCGCCCGCCAGCTCGCGCTCGCCTGGTGGCACTGGGAGCAAGCGCTGGCGCGCGGCACGGGTGTGCCAGCCGGCGAACCGATGCCCGCCCAAGCCCGACCGGACCGCGAAACGCTCGACGCACTGGTCGACCGCTACCGCGTGCAGAGCCATTACCTGCTGCACCGCTGCTGGCTCGATGCGCCCCCGCTGCCGGACCGGCTGGCCGCGCTGCCCCGCGTGCCCACCCTGCTGCTGCATTCGCGCGACGACCGCATCTGCGCGCCGCATGGCGCAGAAGCCGTGCACGACCGCATCCCGCACAGCCGGCTGCAATGGGTCGACGGCGCGGGCCACGACCCCGCGCACCCGGCCATGGCCTCGGCGATGGTTGCCGCGCTCGACAGCTACGCGCGGCATGGCCACTTCGGCAACGCGCACACGCCATGA
- the pqqA gene encoding pyrroloquinoline quinone precursor peptide PqqA, with protein sequence MKWETPTATDLRFGFEITMYVSAR encoded by the coding sequence ATGAAGTGGGAAACCCCGACGGCCACCGATCTTCGCTTCGGCTTCGAGATCACGATGTACGTCAGCGCTCGTTGA
- the pqqB gene encoding pyrroloquinoline quinone biosynthesis protein PqqB — protein sequence MRITVLGSAAGGGFPQWNCNCPNCAGVRNGTVRAKPRTQSSIFVRPDEGEDGVLFNASPDILEQIRSSPILQPARAMRDTAIAGVVLIDGQVDHATGLFMLRERGTPLPLWCTDPVAEDLSEGNPVLRVLSHYCGVARHAITLDGNSFEVPGVPGLVFRAMALTGKAAPYSPHREQQVPGDNIGVAILDRGSGKSLFYAPGLGAITPPVFDAMASADAVMVDGTFWTDDEMLRLGVGSKRAREIGHLPQSGEGGMIEWLSKLPATTARRMLIHINNTNPILDEDSEEHAALRRAGIEPCEDGMTIQL from the coding sequence ATGCGCATCACCGTCCTGGGCTCGGCCGCTGGCGGCGGCTTCCCGCAGTGGAACTGCAACTGCCCCAATTGCGCCGGCGTGCGCAACGGCACGGTGCGCGCCAAGCCGCGCACGCAGTCGTCGATCTTCGTGCGCCCCGACGAGGGCGAGGACGGCGTGTTGTTCAACGCATCGCCCGACATCCTGGAGCAGATCCGCAGCAGCCCCATATTGCAGCCGGCGCGCGCAATGCGCGATACCGCCATCGCCGGCGTGGTGCTGATCGACGGCCAGGTCGACCATGCCACCGGCCTCTTCATGCTGCGCGAGCGCGGCACGCCGCTGCCGCTGTGGTGCACCGATCCGGTGGCCGAAGACCTGAGCGAGGGTAATCCCGTGCTGCGCGTGCTCTCGCACTACTGCGGCGTGGCGCGCCACGCGATCACGCTCGACGGCAATTCCTTCGAGGTGCCCGGCGTGCCCGGCCTCGTCTTCCGCGCGATGGCGCTAACCGGCAAGGCCGCGCCGTACTCGCCGCACCGCGAGCAGCAGGTGCCGGGCGACAACATCGGCGTGGCCATCCTCGACCGCGGGAGCGGCAAGAGCCTGTTCTACGCGCCGGGCCTGGGGGCCATCACGCCGCCCGTGTTCGATGCCATGGCCAGCGCCGACGCGGTCATGGTCGACGGCACCTTCTGGACCGACGACGAGATGCTCCGCCTGGGCGTGGGCAGCAAGCGCGCGCGTGAGATCGGCCATCTGCCGCAGTCGGGCGAGGGCGGCATGATCGAATGGCTGTCGAAGCTGCCGGCCACCACCGCGCGTCGCATGCTGATCCACATCAACAACACCAACCCCATCCTCGACGAGGACTCCGAAGAGCATGCGGCGCTGCGGCGCGCAGGCATCGAGCCCTGCGAGGACGGGATGACGATCCAACTCTGA
- a CDS encoding calcium incorporation protein MxaA produces the protein MSATNLVHPAALALALLLTAVPAGFARAADPATPAAAAAATIEQPRSFGHVLGDLLTQRVLLEHQGRPLEPGALPAAARIDLWLERRPSRIETDAQGRRWLAIEYQLINAPRALTAISLPALTIATVAGPALALPAWPLSIGPLAPAETFGQGDLQPLRPDRPVTALPTYAIEQHLKLSLLALLAVLLAWLAWWAWRNMREAQQLPFAHAWRELKRIDDPASPEAWRVLHRALNRSAGRVVHGASLPQLLADAPYLRPLQPRLEDFYRESTRRFFFAESAAAPAQPQAAYPLKPLCRALRNAEKHHRH, from the coding sequence ATGAGCGCAACGAACCTCGTTCATCCCGCGGCGCTGGCATTGGCGCTGCTTCTGACCGCCGTGCCCGCCGGTTTTGCGCGCGCCGCCGATCCCGCCACGCCAGCCGCAGCCGCAGCCGCCACCATCGAGCAGCCGCGCAGCTTCGGCCACGTGCTCGGCGACCTGCTCACGCAGCGCGTGCTGCTCGAGCACCAAGGCCGGCCGCTCGAGCCCGGTGCGTTGCCCGCCGCGGCCCGCATCGATCTCTGGCTCGAACGCAGGCCATCGCGCATCGAGACCGATGCACAGGGCAGGCGCTGGCTCGCCATCGAGTACCAGCTCATCAATGCGCCGCGCGCGCTGACCGCCATCTCGCTGCCGGCCCTGACGATCGCCACCGTCGCGGGCCCTGCGCTCGCCTTGCCCGCCTGGCCGCTCAGCATCGGGCCGCTGGCGCCGGCGGAAACCTTTGGCCAGGGCGATCTGCAGCCGCTGCGGCCGGACCGGCCGGTCACGGCGCTTCCGACCTACGCCATCGAACAGCATCTGAAGCTCTCGCTCCTGGCGCTGCTCGCGGTGCTGCTGGCCTGGCTCGCCTGGTGGGCCTGGCGCAACATGCGCGAGGCACAGCAGCTGCCGTTCGCGCATGCCTGGCGCGAGCTCAAGCGCATCGATGACCCGGCAAGCCCCGAGGCATGGCGCGTGCTGCACCGCGCGCTCAACCGGAGCGCCGGCCGTGTCGTGCACGGCGCCAGCCTGCCGCAGCTGCTGGCCGATGCACCCTACCTGCGCCCGCTGCAGCCGCGGCTGGAAGATTTCTACCGCGAATCGACCCGGCGCTTCTTCTTCGCCGAAAGCGCCGCCGCGCCGGCGCAGCCCCAGGCCGCCTACCCGCTCAAGCCGCTGTGCCGCGCGCTGCGCAATGCGGAAAAGCACCACCGGCACTGA
- a CDS encoding GAD-like domain-containing protein: MFGRIKLHPFIKANPPHAGCTPAAKTLLDRYEGQLPAALLELWRKHGLGLYGRRQICLIDPQAWQSTLDRWIVSPPSATLRVPIALTPFGTLLFYRKLTAVDEDVAALNPVTRGISILTWNLADLFNNVLSEPRQAYEFIQPAMLETAQQQAGTLSSGEAYHVDPMLLSMQMLKIARTDALALHQKLRAQVDHEQAPPAPPPGTIRAALPAGYREAFKDLERQDGHPSGLYLSSYIDWRRLVALHADGNYQLLFWRNDHKTGEASGIRHYDGRYRTLETDEGDCLLQLDLVLTGKSLGSDANDDGLYLMRSGGQPLLLQAARLEDMATAIGGRSTMGSSEHYFRPVRLDDPFPAENSGGMEAPPFEDLPSALQALVHRKPLRATIVEVDAHSDPEDSTVMVWVDLGSNDGLRKNMPLMSPKDSPRALYGWVWQMDPKRCGVGIKVRRDAAGAVVNGPETGDVLVSRAD, encoded by the coding sequence ATGTTCGGCCGAATCAAGCTCCATCCATTCATCAAGGCGAACCCTCCGCACGCAGGCTGCACACCGGCGGCGAAGACACTGTTGGACAGGTACGAGGGGCAGTTGCCTGCCGCGCTGCTCGAGTTGTGGCGCAAGCACGGCCTCGGGCTCTACGGCCGCCGGCAGATCTGCCTGATCGATCCGCAGGCGTGGCAATCCACGCTCGATCGATGGATCGTTTCGCCACCCAGCGCCACCTTGCGCGTGCCCATTGCGCTGACGCCGTTCGGCACGCTTCTTTTCTACCGAAAGCTCACGGCTGTGGACGAGGACGTTGCGGCGCTGAACCCCGTGACCCGCGGCATCAGCATCCTGACCTGGAACCTGGCGGATCTGTTCAACAACGTTCTGAGCGAACCGCGCCAAGCCTATGAATTCATCCAGCCGGCCATGCTCGAAACCGCGCAGCAGCAAGCAGGTACGCTATCGTCCGGCGAGGCGTATCACGTCGATCCCATGCTGCTGTCCATGCAGATGCTGAAGATTGCCAGGACGGATGCGCTCGCGCTTCACCAGAAGCTTCGCGCACAGGTCGATCACGAGCAGGCACCGCCCGCGCCGCCGCCGGGCACCATCCGCGCAGCCTTGCCCGCCGGATATCGCGAGGCGTTCAAGGACCTGGAAAGACAAGATGGCCATCCGAGCGGGCTCTATCTTTCCAGCTATATCGATTGGCGCCGGCTGGTCGCCCTTCACGCGGATGGCAACTATCAGCTGCTCTTCTGGAGGAACGATCACAAGACGGGCGAAGCATCGGGCATACGGCATTACGACGGGCGGTATCGGACGCTCGAAACCGATGAAGGCGACTGCCTGCTGCAACTCGACCTGGTGCTGACCGGCAAGTCGCTGGGCAGCGATGCCAACGATGACGGCTTGTACCTGATGCGCAGCGGTGGACAGCCGCTGCTGTTGCAGGCCGCCCGCCTCGAGGACATGGCAACGGCCATCGGCGGGCGTTCGACCATGGGCAGCTCCGAACACTACTTCCGGCCCGTGCGGCTGGACGATCCCTTTCCTGCCGAGAACTCCGGTGGCATGGAGGCCCCACCTTTCGAGGACCTGCCGTCCGCGCTGCAGGCTCTGGTGCACCGCAAGCCGCTCCGGGCCACGATCGTCGAGGTCGACGCCCACAGCGACCCCGAGGATTCCACCGTGATGGTCTGGGTGGATCTGGGAAGCAACGACGGGCTGCGCAAGAACATGCCGCTCATGTCGCCCAAGGACAGCCCGCGCGCGCTCTACGGCTGGGTATGGCAGATGGATCCGAAGCGTTGCGGCGTCGGCATCAAGGTGCGGCGTGACGCGGCAGGCGCCGTGGTCAACGGCCCTGAGACGGGCGACGTCCTTGTGAGCCGGGCGGATTGA
- the pqqD gene encoding pyrroloquinoline quinone biosynthesis peptide chaperone PqqD — MTANKPMLTAESKPRVGPGFRLQWEPAQECHVLLYPEGMVRLNGSAGEIMKRCDGERSVAAIVADLEQAFDTTGLEPEVRGFVELAAQQNWLRWDAQ; from the coding sequence ATGACCGCGAACAAGCCCATGCTCACCGCCGAAAGCAAGCCCCGCGTCGGCCCCGGCTTCCGCCTGCAATGGGAGCCGGCGCAGGAATGCCATGTGCTGCTGTACCCCGAGGGCATGGTCCGGCTCAACGGCAGCGCGGGCGAGATCATGAAGCGCTGCGACGGCGAGCGCAGCGTCGCGGCCATCGTGGCCGACCTGGAGCAGGCCTTCGACACCACCGGGCTCGAACCCGAGGTGCGCGGCTTCGTCGAACTGGCGGCGCAGCAGAACTGGCTGCGCTGGGACGCCCAATGA
- a CDS encoding MxaL protein, with the protein MKPPLPQQWRIAWRRIGGGTGSWPLVLALLLLALAVWPPRVQLQRPVFNWQVSFDITQSMNVEDVELDHTAVSRLTLARAAMRDVLGALPCGSKVGWSVFADYRSLVILSPVEVCSHYEELLASLERIDGRMRWANASNVSKGVTWAVRGARSVGPDTHFVFISDGQESPPLRINETPPMTDIKPGEVQGWLIGVGGDVPVPIPKTGSNGEPAGYWRADEVVQGSAIGSALNHEHLSELRQDHLRALAELVGVNYRRLNTPEALKTAILDRRYAQYLPADTDLRWIPALLALALLAWRFAPELGLMRDWRPRRMPAPARPAMPRWPQVDW; encoded by the coding sequence GTGAAGCCGCCGCTGCCGCAACAGTGGCGCATCGCCTGGCGGCGCATCGGCGGCGGCACCGGCAGCTGGCCGCTGGTGCTGGCCCTGCTGCTGCTGGCGCTCGCGGTCTGGCCGCCGCGCGTGCAGCTACAGCGCCCGGTGTTCAACTGGCAGGTCAGCTTCGACATCACGCAGAGCATGAACGTCGAGGACGTGGAACTCGACCACACGGCGGTCAGCCGCCTCACGCTCGCGCGCGCCGCCATGCGCGATGTGCTCGGTGCACTGCCCTGCGGCTCCAAGGTGGGCTGGAGCGTCTTCGCGGACTACCGCTCGCTCGTGATCCTCTCGCCGGTCGAGGTCTGCAGCCACTATGAGGAACTGCTGGCCTCGCTCGAGCGCATCGACGGCCGCATGCGCTGGGCCAATGCGAGCAACGTGAGCAAGGGTGTGACCTGGGCCGTGCGCGGCGCGCGCAGCGTGGGGCCCGATACCCACTTCGTCTTCATCAGCGACGGGCAGGAATCGCCGCCGCTGCGCATCAACGAGACACCGCCGATGACGGACATCAAGCCCGGCGAAGTCCAGGGTTGGCTGATCGGCGTGGGCGGCGACGTGCCGGTGCCGATTCCCAAGACCGGCAGCAACGGCGAGCCCGCCGGCTACTGGCGGGCCGACGAGGTGGTGCAGGGCTCGGCGATCGGCAGCGCGCTCAACCACGAACATCTTTCCGAGCTGCGGCAGGACCACCTGCGCGCGCTGGCCGAGCTGGTCGGCGTGAACTACCGGCGCCTGAACACGCCCGAGGCCCTGAAGACGGCCATACTGGACCGCCGCTACGCGCAATATCTGCCGGCGGATACGGACCTGCGGTGGATTCCCGCGCTGCTCGCGCTGGCGCTGCTGGCATGGCGGTTCGCGCCGGAGCTCGGCCTGATGCGGGACTGGCGGCCACGGCGGATGCCGGCTCCGGCTCGGCCGGCAATGCCACGGTGGCCTCAGGTCGACTGGTAG
- the pqqC gene encoding pyrroloquinoline-quinone synthase PqqC, translating into MHADRIQDSSRPVTGSEKTASAWSRQEFEAKLRERGRSYHIHHPFNVMLNGGRATPEQIRGWVANRFYYQIAIPIKDAAVLSNCPDQQVRRGWVQRILDHDGFELGGIKDEGGVEAWLRLAEAVGLTREEVRDLRHVVPAVRFAVDAYVNFARRAPWQEAVCSSLTELFAPEIHKQRLATWPEHYAWIESAGLDYFRNRVSQARRDVEQGLAITLDHFDTRALQERALEILQFKLDILWAMNDAMATRYGVNGA; encoded by the coding sequence ATGCATGCCGACAGGATTCAAGATTCATCGCGCCCAGTCACGGGCAGCGAGAAAACCGCCTCGGCATGGAGCCGCCAGGAGTTCGAAGCCAAGCTGCGCGAGCGCGGCCGCAGCTATCACATCCATCACCCGTTCAACGTCATGCTCAACGGCGGCCGGGCCACGCCCGAGCAGATCCGCGGCTGGGTGGCGAACCGCTTCTACTACCAGATCGCGATTCCGATCAAGGACGCGGCCGTGCTGTCGAACTGCCCCGACCAGCAGGTGCGCCGCGGCTGGGTGCAGCGCATCCTCGACCACGACGGCTTCGAGCTCGGCGGCATCAAGGACGAAGGCGGCGTCGAGGCCTGGCTGCGGCTGGCCGAGGCGGTGGGGCTCACGCGCGAAGAAGTGCGCGACCTGCGCCACGTGGTGCCCGCGGTGCGCTTCGCGGTCGATGCCTACGTGAACTTCGCACGCCGCGCGCCCTGGCAGGAGGCCGTGTGCTCCTCGCTCACCGAGCTCTTTGCGCCCGAGATCCACAAGCAGCGCCTGGCCACCTGGCCCGAGCACTATGCATGGATCGAATCGGCAGGCCTCGACTACTTCCGCAACCGCGTGAGCCAGGCGCGGCGCGACGTGGAGCAGGGCCTGGCCATCACGCTCGACCACTTCGACACCCGCGCGCTGCAGGAGCGCGCGCTCGAGATACTGCAGTTCAAACTCGACATCCTGTGGGCCATGAACGATGCGATGGCGACGCGCTACGGGGTGAACGGCGCATGA
- a CDS encoding vWA domain-containing protein has translation MRFDLAQPWMLVLLPLALLPLLRKRSDTLGFSYVGWLPADRVGRLVGFLWRAFAVGAMAFTVLGLAGPGQSGALVERAGRGAEVLILMDRSSSMDATVHTNGLQTAGRMSQEPKAKVVRDLLSEFVAKRPDNRFAFMTFSTVPIAVVPFTQKTDTVQAALAATAIGRGLPETRMGVALLAAIEEFEGRSYSGSRVILIVSDGGAQLDEPTRQRIHAGLAREKIGLYWIYVRSGPNSPNLNTETVSAYGLGEELALHQFFKTLSTPYRLYQVDDSNAMAAAMAEIDRQQNFPLTIHERVPRRDHGAAFYLAAMLCCAGLLACRAVQLQSWRKESAS, from the coding sequence ATGCGCTTCGACCTCGCCCAGCCCTGGATGCTCGTGCTGCTGCCGCTTGCGCTGCTGCCGTTGCTGCGCAAGCGAAGCGACACGCTGGGCTTCTCGTATGTGGGCTGGCTGCCGGCCGACCGCGTCGGGCGCCTGGTCGGCTTTCTGTGGCGCGCGTTCGCGGTCGGCGCCATGGCTTTCACGGTGCTCGGGCTCGCGGGGCCGGGGCAGTCGGGCGCCTTGGTCGAGCGCGCCGGGCGCGGCGCCGAGGTGCTGATCCTGATGGACCGCAGCAGCAGCATGGATGCGACGGTGCACACCAACGGCCTGCAGACCGCGGGCCGCATGTCACAGGAGCCCAAGGCCAAGGTCGTGCGCGACCTGCTGAGCGAATTCGTCGCCAAGCGGCCCGACAACCGCTTTGCCTTCATGACCTTCAGCACGGTGCCTATCGCGGTGGTGCCGTTCACGCAGAAGACCGACACGGTGCAGGCCGCGCTTGCCGCCACCGCCATCGGCCGCGGCCTGCCCGAAACCCGCATGGGCGTGGCGCTGCTCGCGGCCATCGAGGAATTCGAAGGCCGCAGCTATTCGGGCAGCCGCGTGATCCTGATCGTTTCGGACGGCGGCGCCCAGCTCGACGAGCCGACGCGGCAGCGCATCCACGCCGGCCTTGCGCGCGAGAAGATCGGCCTGTACTGGATCTACGTGCGCAGCGGCCCCAACTCACCCAACCTCAACACCGAGACGGTTTCGGCCTACGGCCTTGGCGAGGAACTGGCGCTGCACCAGTTCTTCAAGACGCTGAGCACGCCCTACCGGCTCTACCAGGTCGACGACTCCAATGCCATGGCCGCCGCCATGGCCGAGATCGACCGGCAGCAGAATTTTCCGCTCACCATTCATGAGCGGGTCCCGCGGCGCGACCACGGCGCCGCGTTCTACCTGGCAGCGATGCTGTGCTGCGCAGGCCTGCTCGCCTGCCGCGCCGTGCAGCTGCAGAGCTGGCGGAAAGAAAGCGCTTCATGA